One genomic window of Tatumella citrea includes the following:
- the metG gene encoding methionine--tRNA ligase, with amino-acid sequence MNQVAKKIMVTCALPYANGSIHLGHMLEHIQADIWVRYQRMRGNTVWFICADDAHGTPIMLKAQQLGVTPEQMIGEMSQEHQTDFAGFNISYDNYHSTHSDENRVLSEQIYGRLKQNGFIKNRTISQLYDPEKGMFLPDRFVKGTCPKCKSPDQYGDNCEVCGATYSPTELIEPKSVVSGATPVMRDSEHFFFDLPSFSAMLQTWTRSGALQEQVANKMQEWFDSGLQQWDISRDAPYFGFEIPDAPGKYFYVWLDAPIGYMGSFKNLCDKRGDIDFDEYWKKDSTTELYHFIGKDIVYFHSLFWPAMLEGSQYRKPDNLFVHGYVTVNGAKMSKSRGTFIKASTWLQHLDADSLRYYYAAKLSSRIDDIDLNLEDFVQRVNADIVNKVVNLASRNAGFITKRFDGKLSDHLADPALYQTFVDASEKIGDAWASREFSRAIREIMALADLANRYVDEQAPWVVAKQEGRDADLQAICSMGIHLFRILMTWLKPVLPELAQRTEAFLNSELTWDSVAQPLLGHTVAPFKALYQRIEMTKVAALVDASKEDAAQTPAPAKAEKKASAAAEKPAKKAEVQEEGVISIDDFAKVDMRVALIEQAELVDGSDKLLRLMLDVGGEKRQIFSGIRAAYPDPSVLVGRLTIIVANLAPRKMRFGVSEGMVLSAGNGGKDLFILSADSGAQPGMPVR; translated from the coding sequence ATGAATCAGGTCGCTAAAAAAATAATGGTAACGTGCGCTCTGCCGTACGCCAATGGGTCAATCCATCTCGGACATATGCTGGAACACATCCAGGCAGATATCTGGGTACGTTACCAGCGAATGCGTGGCAATACCGTGTGGTTTATTTGTGCTGATGACGCTCACGGTACACCTATCATGCTGAAAGCACAGCAACTCGGAGTGACTCCGGAGCAAATGATTGGTGAGATGAGCCAGGAACATCAGACCGATTTTGCAGGGTTTAATATCAGTTATGATAATTATCACTCTACTCACAGTGACGAAAACCGCGTTCTGTCTGAACAAATTTATGGCCGTCTGAAACAAAACGGTTTTATTAAGAACCGTACCATTTCTCAGCTCTATGACCCGGAAAAAGGCATGTTTTTGCCGGACCGTTTTGTCAAAGGGACCTGTCCGAAGTGTAAATCACCTGACCAGTACGGCGATAACTGCGAAGTCTGCGGAGCAACTTACAGCCCGACGGAGCTGATTGAGCCTAAGTCAGTCGTTTCCGGTGCAACTCCGGTGATGCGCGATTCAGAGCACTTCTTCTTTGATCTGCCATCATTCTCCGCCATGCTGCAGACATGGACCCGTTCAGGGGCTCTGCAGGAGCAGGTGGCTAATAAGATGCAGGAATGGTTCGATTCCGGTCTGCAACAGTGGGATATTTCCCGCGATGCACCCTATTTTGGCTTCGAAATTCCTGATGCTCCGGGCAAATACTTTTATGTCTGGCTGGATGCGCCTATCGGGTATATGGGCTCGTTTAAGAACCTGTGCGATAAACGTGGCGATATCGATTTTGATGAATACTGGAAAAAAGACTCTACTACTGAGCTGTATCATTTTATCGGTAAAGACATTGTCTATTTCCATAGCCTGTTCTGGCCGGCAATGCTGGAAGGCAGCCAGTACCGTAAACCAGACAATCTGTTTGTCCATGGCTACGTGACGGTAAACGGCGCGAAAATGTCGAAATCCCGGGGCACGTTTATTAAAGCCAGTACCTGGTTACAGCACCTGGATGCAGACAGCCTGCGTTACTACTACGCTGCTAAACTCTCTTCACGTATTGATGATATTGATCTCAATCTGGAAGATTTTGTCCAACGGGTTAACGCAGATATCGTCAATAAAGTCGTTAATCTGGCATCACGTAATGCCGGTTTTATTACCAAACGCTTTGACGGAAAACTGTCCGATCATCTGGCTGACCCTGCGCTGTATCAGACCTTTGTCGATGCCAGTGAAAAAATTGGCGATGCCTGGGCAAGCCGTGAATTCAGCCGTGCTATCCGTGAAATTATGGCACTGGCAGACCTGGCAAACCGTTATGTCGATGAGCAGGCTCCGTGGGTCGTTGCTAAACAGGAAGGTCGTGATGCTGACCTGCAGGCCATCTGCTCAATGGGTATTCACCTGTTCCGGATTCTGATGACCTGGCTGAAACCGGTATTACCGGAGCTGGCTCAGCGTACCGAAGCCTTCCTGAACAGTGAACTGACCTGGGACAGCGTGGCACAGCCACTGCTCGGTCATACTGTTGCGCCGTTTAAAGCACTCTACCAGCGCATCGAGATGACGAAAGTCGCGGCACTGGTGGATGCTTCTAAAGAAGACGCCGCACAGACTCCTGCCCCTGCTAAAGCAGAGAAAAAAGCATCTGCCGCGGCCGAAAAGCCAGCTAAAAAGGCCGAAGTTCAGGAAGAAGGCGTTATCAGCATTGATGATTTTGCCAAAGTCGATATGCGCGTCGCGCTGATTGAGCAGGCTGAACTGGTTGACGGCTCCGATAAACTGTTGCGTCTGATGCTGGACGTAGGTGGTGAGAAACGGCAGATTTTCTCAGGGATCCGTGCAGCCTATCCAGACCCGTCAGTATTGGTGGGTCGCCTGACCATTATCGTGGCAAATCTGGCACCGCGTAAAATGCGCTTTGGTGTTTCCGAAGGGATGGTGCTGTCAGCCGGTAATGGCGGCAAAGACCTGTTTATCCTCTCTGCAGACAGCGGCGCTCAGCCCGGAATGCCGGTACGCTAA
- the ahpF gene encoding alkyl hydroperoxide reductase subunit F, whose product MLDTTLKNQLSIYLEKLTRPVELIATLDDSKASGEVRELLNEITGLSDKLTLTLDDSLAVRKPSFMITQPGQNHGPRFAGSPLGHEFTSLVLALLQTGGHPSKESQELLSQVAGLDGELNFETYYSLSCHNCPDVVQALNLMAILNPQVTHTAIDGGVFQNEIEQREIMGVPAVFLNGESFAQGRLTLSEIVTKVDTGAGKKAAEALNQREPYDVLIVGSGPAGVAAAIYAARKGIRTGLMGERFGGQVLDTVDIENYISVPKTEGIKLAGALRQHVSDYQIDVIEAQTASQLLPALVPGGLHSVATESGATLKARSVILATGARWRNMNVPGEEQYRTRGVTYCPHCDGPLFKGKRVAVIGGGNSGAEAAIDLAGITEHVTLLEFAGELKADKVLQDKLHSLKNVDVIVNALTQEVTGDGKQVTGLRYQDRQTSEQHDLAVSGIFVQIGLLPNTQWLSESITLNRFGEIEVDSKCETNQKGIFAAGDCTTVPYKQIIVASGEGAKASLSAFDYLIRTTPAEE is encoded by the coding sequence ATGCTCGATACCACATTAAAAAACCAACTCAGTATTTATCTTGAAAAACTGACCCGTCCGGTAGAGTTAATCGCGACTCTGGATGACAGTAAAGCTTCCGGTGAAGTGCGGGAATTACTGAATGAAATTACCGGACTGTCCGACAAGTTAACTCTGACGCTGGATGACAGCCTGGCAGTTCGTAAACCTTCATTTATGATTACTCAGCCAGGCCAGAACCATGGTCCGCGTTTTGCCGGATCACCCCTGGGACATGAGTTTACTTCTCTGGTGCTGGCATTGCTGCAGACTGGCGGTCATCCGTCAAAAGAGAGTCAGGAATTGTTATCTCAGGTTGCCGGACTGGACGGTGAACTGAACTTTGAAACTTATTATTCTCTGTCCTGCCACAACTGCCCGGATGTAGTGCAGGCACTGAACCTGATGGCGATTCTTAACCCTCAGGTAACCCATACTGCCATTGATGGTGGCGTATTTCAGAATGAAATCGAACAACGCGAAATCATGGGCGTTCCTGCGGTGTTCCTGAACGGTGAAAGTTTTGCTCAGGGGCGTCTGACACTGAGTGAAATCGTCACTAAAGTGGATACCGGTGCCGGTAAAAAAGCGGCTGAAGCACTTAACCAGCGTGAGCCTTATGATGTGTTGATTGTCGGCAGTGGCCCTGCCGGTGTTGCGGCGGCTATTTATGCAGCCCGCAAAGGCATTCGCACCGGATTAATGGGTGAACGTTTTGGTGGACAGGTTCTGGATACTGTTGATATCGAAAACTATATTTCGGTACCAAAGACCGAAGGCATCAAACTGGCCGGCGCATTACGCCAGCACGTTTCTGACTATCAGATTGATGTTATCGAGGCCCAGACTGCCAGCCAGTTATTACCTGCTCTGGTCCCTGGTGGATTGCATTCAGTGGCCACTGAATCCGGCGCGACCCTCAAAGCACGCTCGGTCATCCTGGCGACCGGTGCCCGCTGGCGCAATATGAATGTGCCGGGAGAAGAACAATACCGTACCCGTGGTGTGACTTACTGCCCACACTGTGACGGTCCGTTGTTCAAAGGAAAACGTGTGGCAGTGATTGGCGGAGGAAATTCCGGAGCCGAAGCTGCGATTGATTTGGCCGGTATTACCGAACATGTCACATTGCTCGAATTCGCCGGTGAACTGAAAGCCGATAAGGTACTGCAGGATAAACTGCACAGCCTGAAAAATGTTGATGTCATCGTCAATGCTCTGACGCAGGAAGTGACCGGTGATGGTAAACAAGTGACAGGGCTGCGTTATCAGGACCGTCAGACCAGTGAACAGCATGATCTTGCCGTTTCAGGGATCTTCGTACAGATTGGCTTATTGCCTAACACTCAATGGCTGAGTGAGAGCATCACTCTGAATCGCTTCGGTGAAATCGAAGTTGACAGTAAGTGTGAAACCAATCAGAAGGGGATTTTTGCTGCCGGTGACTGTACCACCGTGCCATATAAGCAAATTATTGTTGCCAGCGGTGAAGGAGCTAAAGCTTCACTGAGTGCTTTTGATTACCTGATCAGAACCACGCCTGCTGAAGAATAA
- a CDS encoding BamA/TamA family outer membrane protein, producing MHCRALKGWVLGGALWSSFATAQYLPSREQIDHWLAPLGASQTFDPGHGIDWGIMPGPFYTPELGVGLGMVVAGLYRPDADDHISQNSSVTLSGYASSTGAAGLHLNNYSFYDNDRWRLFTEATLNYTPTWYWGKGFAAGSHNGNRVKYISQEISLIPQLLRRIAPDTYLGAGWSLNNMQAGGIHNTFKPGPEQQADGRGVMSSGPLLSLSYDSRDFVPNPHRGIDASLQYISYRRQTGSDTRFDAWTTHFSAYRSLDDKRVVAFEINGAFTGGQVPWNMLPLLGDSNHFRGYYPGRYRDRDVLTTQLEYRQALSWRHGIVGWIGSGTMAPGFSTLLAERWLPTVGAGYRFEFKPGMNIRLDYGVGKGSSAFYFQAGEAF from the coding sequence ATGCATTGCCGGGCACTGAAAGGATGGGTGTTGGGCGGAGCATTGTGGTCTTCGTTTGCCACTGCGCAGTATCTGCCGTCCCGTGAGCAGATTGACCACTGGCTGGCACCGTTAGGAGCCAGCCAGACGTTTGATCCCGGGCACGGTATTGACTGGGGAATCATGCCCGGCCCATTTTATACCCCTGAACTGGGTGTCGGGTTGGGTATGGTGGTCGCCGGCCTTTATCGTCCGGATGCGGATGATCATATCAGCCAGAACTCATCGGTCACGCTTAGTGGCTATGCCAGTAGTACCGGAGCTGCCGGTCTGCATCTGAACAATTACAGTTTCTACGACAACGATCGATGGCGGTTATTCACAGAAGCGACGCTGAACTATACCCCAACGTGGTACTGGGGAAAGGGCTTTGCTGCCGGTAGCCATAATGGTAACCGGGTGAAGTACATTTCTCAGGAAATCAGTTTAATACCTCAGCTTTTGCGCCGGATTGCTCCTGACACTTATCTGGGCGCTGGCTGGTCGCTGAATAATATGCAGGCTGGTGGCATTCACAATACCTTTAAACCCGGGCCGGAACAGCAGGCTGACGGGCGGGGCGTAATGAGTAGCGGACCGTTGCTCAGCCTGAGTTATGACAGTCGTGATTTTGTGCCTAATCCACATCGAGGGATTGACGCCAGCCTGCAATATATCAGTTACCGGCGACAGACCGGCAGTGATACGCGGTTTGATGCCTGGACTACTCATTTCAGTGCATACCGTTCGCTGGATGATAAACGAGTGGTTGCCTTTGAAATTAACGGCGCATTTACCGGGGGGCAGGTCCCCTGGAATATGCTGCCGCTGCTGGGAGACAGTAACCATTTTCGGGGATATTACCCGGGCCGTTACCGGGACCGGGATGTGTTAACCACGCAACTGGAATACCGTCAGGCATTGAGCTGGAGACACGGAATTGTTGGCTGGATAGGCAGCGGCACCATGGCTCCGGGTTTTTCAACATTGCTGGCTGAACGCTGGTTACCCACGGTTGGGGCAGGGTACCGGTTTGAATTTAAACCCGGGATGAATATCCGGCTGGACTACGGTGTCGGCAAGGGAAGTAGTGCATTTTATTTTCAGGCAGGAGAAGCATTTTGA
- a CDS encoding DUF4056 domain-containing protein, whose translation MKTRMSVILVTLLFCIPPTEARLPISIDFAHIPQQQAGEAWPVVKQLSAPEGLRPCCAFGYQLKTRLSGIPVPFYRINNVIDAGSTGQHSFNDSHWNALLALTGLNQEHNGIIYTRRGGFIDTAHIRDSADMTFWIFSQLYPKLGKAFSILPGEDELAKRVVVFNAFRPPDDPATAYTLAVWIAARVAFQIAAWHEIAQWYGFESVPGFSEGISAFSPEDLYSNMVGVRLAATLLLTGHGYSKRGFNTAMTTVLPEALLQLGAESPEGTRFHFDMLDGVWWNSHRAVPEKFLVLKRNYLTGEDRVPTPVPGEPEASLPLTLPVVCAGESIAALGELRLFTGQSRQQLPATQSYYHWPDFQNLANEAQRSDQLKLLQLKAEAH comes from the coding sequence TTGAAGACAAGGATGAGTGTCATATTAGTGACGCTGTTATTCTGCATTCCACCAACGGAAGCAAGACTACCAATCAGCATCGATTTTGCTCACATCCCACAGCAGCAGGCCGGTGAAGCCTGGCCTGTAGTTAAGCAGTTATCAGCTCCGGAAGGGCTGCGCCCTTGTTGTGCATTTGGCTATCAACTGAAAACCCGTTTGTCGGGAATACCTGTACCTTTTTACCGGATTAATAATGTGATTGATGCCGGAAGTACCGGTCAGCACAGTTTTAATGATAGTCACTGGAATGCACTGCTGGCACTGACCGGACTTAACCAGGAGCACAATGGCATAATTTATACCAGGCGTGGCGGGTTTATCGATACTGCCCATATCCGGGACAGTGCAGATATGACGTTCTGGATATTCAGCCAGCTTTACCCAAAGCTGGGAAAAGCCTTCAGCATTTTGCCCGGTGAAGATGAACTGGCAAAACGTGTCGTGGTATTCAACGCTTTTCGGCCGCCAGACGATCCCGCTACTGCTTATACGCTGGCTGTCTGGATAGCAGCAAGAGTGGCATTTCAGATAGCAGCCTGGCACGAAATCGCGCAGTGGTATGGATTTGAATCGGTTCCCGGATTTTCTGAGGGAATTTCTGCATTTTCCCCTGAAGATCTCTATTCGAATATGGTCGGGGTTCGCCTGGCCGCAACTCTTTTGTTGACCGGGCATGGTTACAGTAAACGTGGTTTTAACACGGCAATGACTACCGTGTTACCGGAAGCACTGTTGCAGCTTGGCGCCGAATCTCCTGAAGGAACTCGTTTTCATTTCGATATGCTCGACGGTGTATGGTGGAACAGCCACAGAGCAGTGCCTGAAAAATTTTTAGTGCTTAAGCGTAATTATCTGACTGGTGAAGATCGTGTCCCGACCCCGGTTCCGGGTGAGCCTGAGGCCAGTTTGCCTCTTACTCTGCCAGTGGTTTGTGCGGGAGAATCGATAGCTGCGCTGGGAGAATTACGTCTGTTTACCGGTCAATCCAGGCAGCAGTTGCCGGCAACACAAAGTTACTATCACTGGCCTGACTTTCAGAATCTGGCTAATGAGGCGCAGCGCAGTGACCAACTGAAGCTACTGCAACTGAAGGCCGAAGCGCATTGA
- the cdd gene encoding cytidine deaminase: MHPRYSSAFANLDATIRQELLPLIDSPQFKAILDPQTISRLVTRTGLDENALALALLPLAASCALTPLSNFNVGAIARGTSGHWYFGANMEFTGAPLQQTVHAEQSAVTHAWLSGEKKLAAITVNYTPCGHCRQFMNELNSGGLLQVCLPGQPPRTLAEYLPEAFGPADLQISQVLMDEHTQSFVSHDEPLTNAAIQAAAASYAPYSGAYSGVALLSDDGTVYAGRYAENAAYNPSLPPLQSALILMNLRGGDCQSIRQAVLAETSAAKLSQHSATRATLEALGCHQLQVVTLEPEF; the protein is encoded by the coding sequence ATGCACCCACGTTACAGCTCCGCTTTTGCGAATCTTGATGCCACCATCCGGCAGGAATTATTGCCGCTGATCGACAGTCCACAATTTAAGGCCATCCTTGATCCGCAAACTATCTCCCGGCTGGTGACCCGAACGGGTTTAGATGAAAACGCACTGGCCCTGGCACTGCTGCCTCTGGCCGCCAGCTGTGCTCTGACGCCGTTATCCAACTTTAATGTCGGAGCCATCGCCCGTGGAACAAGTGGCCACTGGTACTTCGGTGCCAATATGGAGTTTACCGGTGCCCCTTTACAACAAACCGTTCATGCAGAACAAAGTGCGGTAACTCATGCATGGCTGTCCGGCGAGAAAAAACTGGCGGCAATTACCGTCAATTACACTCCGTGCGGACATTGCCGGCAATTTATGAATGAACTGAACAGTGGCGGGTTACTGCAGGTCTGCCTGCCCGGCCAGCCACCACGAACTCTGGCCGAATATCTGCCGGAAGCTTTCGGCCCGGCCGATTTGCAAATTAGTCAGGTGCTGATGGATGAACACACTCAATCTTTTGTCAGCCATGATGAGCCACTGACCAATGCTGCAATTCAGGCAGCGGCCGCCAGCTACGCACCCTATTCCGGCGCTTACAGTGGCGTTGCTCTGTTAAGTGATGATGGTACGGTGTACGCGGGACGTTATGCCGAAAATGCCGCCTATAACCCGTCGTTACCACCGCTGCAATCTGCATTGATTTTAATGAATCTGCGAGGAGGCGACTGCCAGTCAATTCGTCAGGCCGTACTGGCCGAAACATCCGCAGCAAAACTTAGCCAGCACAGTGCGACCCGTGCCACGCTGGAGGCATTGGGTTGTCATCAGCTACAGGTTGTCACCCTGGAGCCAGAGTTCTGA
- a CDS encoding GNAT family N-acetyltransferase — protein sequence MKKSASLIIRPYCEADRPFLRTLYLSSRRNNWHWLAGDGWKLEDFDPLILGEQVWVAMAEQQRAGFAAWSPVNNFLHSLFVSPQHQGTGVGSALLQQIQQQFTATGSLKCMLENRTAHHFYLQHGWQDIARGEGEEGPYILMHYLRHHHSDSNDAAGVITKRGS from the coding sequence ATGAAAAAGTCTGCGAGTCTTATCATACGGCCGTACTGTGAAGCCGATCGGCCGTTTCTCAGAACATTGTATCTGTCCAGTCGCCGTAATAACTGGCACTGGCTGGCTGGTGATGGCTGGAAGCTGGAAGATTTTGACCCGCTAATTCTTGGTGAGCAGGTATGGGTAGCCATGGCAGAACAGCAACGCGCTGGTTTTGCTGCCTGGTCGCCGGTGAATAATTTCCTGCACAGCCTGTTTGTCAGTCCACAACATCAGGGAACTGGCGTTGGATCCGCTTTGTTACAACAGATTCAACAGCAATTTACTGCTACCGGCAGTCTGAAATGTATGCTGGAAAATCGTACCGCCCACCATTTTTATCTGCAGCATGGCTGGCAGGATATTGCCCGCGGAGAGGGCGAAGAGGGTCCCTATATTCTGATGCATTATCTGCGTCATCACCATTCAGACAGCAATGACGCAGCTGGCGTAATTACAAAGCGCGGAAGCTGA
- the ahpC gene encoding alkyl hydroperoxide reductase subunit C: MSIINTKIKPFKNNAFKDGQFVELTEKDTEGKWSVFFFYPADFTFVCPTELGDVADHYDEFQKLGVDIYSVSTDTHFTHKAWHGSSETIAKIRYAMIGDPTGALTRNFEIMREDQGLADRGTFIVDPEGVIQAIEITAEGIGRDASDLLRKVKAAQYVATHPGEVCPAKWKEGEATLSPSLDLVGKI, from the coding sequence ATGTCTATTATCAATACTAAAATCAAACCGTTTAAAAACAATGCGTTTAAAGATGGTCAGTTCGTCGAACTGACAGAGAAAGACACCGAAGGTAAATGGAGCGTTTTCTTCTTCTACCCGGCTGATTTTACTTTTGTCTGCCCGACTGAATTAGGTGATGTTGCTGACCACTACGATGAATTCCAGAAACTGGGTGTTGATATTTACTCTGTTTCTACAGATACCCATTTCACACACAAAGCATGGCATGGCAGTTCAGAAACCATCGCTAAAATCCGTTATGCAATGATCGGCGACCCGACTGGTGCACTGACCCGTAATTTCGAAATCATGCGTGAAGATCAGGGTCTGGCTGACCGTGGTACCTTTATCGTTGACCCGGAAGGCGTTATCCAGGCTATCGAAATTACCGCTGAAGGTATCGGCCGTGATGCATCTGACCTGCTGCGTAAAGTGAAAGCGGCTCAGTATGTGGCGACTCACCCTGGTGAAGTTTGCCCTGCAAAATGGAAAGAAGGTGAAGCGACTCTGTCTCCTTCACTGGACCTGGTGGGTAAAATCTAA
- the apbC gene encoding iron-sulfur cluster carrier protein ApbC → MMSDSRQQYSPEALFQQVSAVLQRFAHPTLQQDLIRLNALHHVALLDNVLHVELVMPFAWQSGFEALQQATNSELQQLSGASHVGWRLTHDIATLKRVKNLPSGHGVKNIIAVSSGKGGVGKSSTAINLALALIAEGARVGLLDADIYGPSIPLMIGTENERPSSPDGKHMAPVMAHGLATNSIGYLVTEDNAMVWRGPMASKALLQLLNETLWPELDYLIIDMPPGTGDIQLTLAQNIPVTAAMVVTTPQDVALLDARKGIVMFNKVDVPVLGVVENMSVHICSQCGFHEAIFGTGGAEKLTEDYGIELLGQIPLHISLREDLDAGEPTVIRQPESEFTQLYRQMASAVAAKLYWQGEIIPPDISFRAL, encoded by the coding sequence ATGATGTCAGATTCCCGTCAGCAATATTCACCGGAAGCTCTGTTTCAGCAGGTGAGCGCCGTCTTACAACGCTTTGCACATCCGACCCTGCAACAGGATCTGATCCGGCTGAACGCATTACATCATGTGGCGCTGCTGGACAACGTATTGCATGTCGAACTGGTAATGCCGTTTGCCTGGCAGTCCGGTTTTGAGGCTCTGCAACAGGCCACCAACAGCGAATTGCAACAACTGTCCGGAGCCTCGCACGTCGGGTGGCGTCTGACTCATGATATAGCAACTCTGAAACGGGTGAAGAATCTGCCGTCAGGTCACGGCGTTAAAAATATTATTGCGGTCAGCTCGGGTAAAGGCGGGGTAGGTAAGTCTTCAACCGCCATCAATCTGGCACTGGCATTGATAGCCGAAGGTGCGCGGGTTGGATTACTGGATGCCGATATTTATGGGCCATCAATCCCGCTCATGATTGGTACGGAAAATGAGCGCCCTTCCTCTCCGGATGGCAAACATATGGCTCCTGTCATGGCTCACGGGCTGGCAACTAACTCCATAGGTTATCTGGTGACCGAAGATAATGCGATGGTGTGGCGCGGCCCGATGGCCAGCAAAGCATTACTGCAACTTCTTAACGAAACCCTGTGGCCGGAACTTGATTATCTGATTATTGATATGCCACCAGGCACAGGTGATATCCAGCTGACGCTGGCACAAAATATTCCGGTAACCGCGGCAATGGTGGTGACCACTCCTCAGGATGTTGCACTGCTGGATGCCCGCAAAGGTATCGTCATGTTTAATAAAGTCGATGTACCGGTGCTGGGGGTGGTGGAAAATATGAGTGTGCATATCTGTAGCCAGTGCGGTTTTCACGAGGCGATTTTCGGTACCGGGGGGGCAGAAAAACTCACCGAAGATTATGGTATCGAATTACTGGGGCAGATTCCGTTGCATATTTCGCTCCGTGAAGATCTGGATGCCGGAGAACCCACCGTTATCCGCCAACCGGAGAGTGAATTCACTCAACTCTATCGTCAGATGGCCTCTGCTGTGGCGGCAAAACTCTACTGGCAGGGTGAGATTATTCCCCCCGATATCAGCTTCCGCGCTTTGTAA